The following are encoded together in the Argopecten irradians isolate NY chromosome 5, Ai_NY, whole genome shotgun sequence genome:
- the LOC138324188 gene encoding galactokinase-like, with protein sequence MATDIPKVEDLLKKACVSYEERFGTKPEVVGCAPGRVNLIGEHTDYNEGFVFPMALPQVTLVVGRKVAGDVCRVVTLAEVNETGEVEFNVPAPETPLQPGSPKWANYVKGVVANFKGEKVAFNAVIITSVPIGGGVSSSASIEVATYTFLEGITGTFGQVDKKDKALACQKAEHEFPGMPCGIMDQFISVMGEKDNALLIDCRSIESRLVAMKDPNVVVLVTNSNVKHELTGTEYPTRRRQCELTAKMINKKSLREANEDDLKGMSSYQGHGQNCRDDYEVSCPELDQLVKAALEVDGVYGSRMTGGGFGGCTVTLVKKSEVEKVMEHVQKSYTGKATFYVCAAAEGARLISI encoded by the exons ATGGCCACAGATATCCCTAAAGTGGAAGATTTGCTCAAGAAAGCATGCGTCTCATACGAGGAACGGTTTGGTACAAAACCCGAGGTCGTTGGGTGTGCGCCGGGAAGGGTGAACTTGATTGGGGAACACACGGATTACAATGAGGGGTTCGTGTTTCCCATG GCCTTGCCTCAAGTCACTTTAGTGGTTGGTCGTAAGGTGGCTGGTGATGTTTGCCGCGTTGTGACCTTAGCGGAGGTCAATGAGACCGGTGAGGTGGAGTTTAACGTCCCTGCCCCAGAAACACCGTTACAACCAGGCTCACCTAAATGGGCTAACTATGTCAAGGGGGTTGTGGCCAACTTCAAAG GAGAGAAGGTTGCATTCAATGCAGTCATTATAACATCGGTGCCTATCGGGGGTGGAGTTTCCAGTTCAGCGTCCATAGAGGTGGCGACATACACCTTCTTAGAGGGTATAACCGGAACCTTTGGTCAGGTGGACAAGAAGGATAAGGCTCTGGCATGTCAGAAGGCCGAACACGAGTTTCCAGGGATGCCCTGTGGTATCATGGATCAGTTCATCTCTGTCATGGGGGAGAAGGATAATGCCCTCCTCATCGACTGCAG GTCGATCGAAAGTCGCCTGGTAGCTATGAAGGATCCTAATGTGGTTGTCCTGGTTACTAATTCTAACGTGAAACATGAGTTAACTGGGACGGAGTACCCCACCAGACGACGCCAGTGTGAACTTACTGCTAAAATGATCAACAAGAAAAGTCTACGAGAAGCTAACGAAGACGATCTGAAGGGTATGTCGTCCTACCAAGGTCACGGTCAAA ATTGTAGGGATGATTATGAGGTGTCGTGTCCAGAACTTGACCAACTTGTGAAAGCAGCATTAGAGGTAGATGGAGTGTACGGGTCAAGAATGACCGGTGGAGGATTTGGAGGATGTACTGTGACCTTGGTGAAGAAGAGTGAGGTTGAGAAGGTCATGGAACATGTACAG AAAAGCTACACGGGGAAGGCCACATTCTATGTATGTGCCGCAGCAGAAGGGGCGCGACTGATCTCTATATGA